The DNA segment GGGCGCGGATCATCGCGCGGGCGAGTCAAGACCGAGAATGGGCCTAACAGGACTCGAACCTGTGACCTCGCCCTTATCAGGGGCGCGCTCTAGCCAGCTGAGCTATAGGCCCGCACACGCCGCGCTCCCGCGGCTGGGGTGGAGAGTATACGAGGATGCGATGGAAGTCACCCGCCGCGGTATCGCCTCACCCCTCGGTAAGCAGCGAGAGCACGAACTCCGCACCCTGCCCTCGAGTGCGCGCGAGCCGGAGGTCGCCGCCTGCTGCCCGCGCCAGGCCGCGTGAGAGAGCGAGGCCCAGGCCCAGGCCAGGGGTGGCGGCGTCGGCGTCGCGAGCGGCCCGGACAAAGGGGCTGAAGATGCGTCGCCGTTCCGCCCGCGGCACGCCCGGGCCGAAGTCGCGCAGGCGCACCTCGACCCGGTTGTCACGTCGGCGGGCGCGCAGCAGCAGACGCCGGTCGCCGGCCCCGGCAGCGTACTTGCAGGCGTTGTCCACGAGATTCGTCAGGATGCGCTCGACCGAGGCGCGATCGCCACGCAGCCGCGCGCCGTTGAGGTGGTTCAGATTCGCCTGCAGCGTCAGGCCGCATCGGGCGGCGCGCTCGGCGAGAGCAGGGACGATCCCGCCGAGCAGCTCGACGGCGTCGAAGGCGTCCGAAGCGTTGGGGGCTTTGGCCCGACGCCGCGCACCCAGACGGGCGTACTCGAGGACACTCTCGACGATGGCCGCGAGTCGCTGGGACTCGGCCTTCAGCGTGGTCAGGTAGCCTCGCTGGCGTTCACCCTCCGGCACCATGCCGTCGGCAAGCATCTGGGAGTAGAGGCAGAAGGTCGTGAGCGGCGTGCGGAGTTCGTGGGTAACGGCCGAGACGAAGCGGCCGCGGCGTTCGGAGAGGGCGAGCGAGGCGCGGAGCACAAGCCCGATGGCGACGACCGCCGCGAGCACGGCGATCCAGGAAACGACGAGCGTGATGCGGGTGGGTGTCACGACGGGCACGAGGGCCGCGGCCCAGTCGCCCGGCACGAGTCCCGCCGGGATGCCCGCGAGCATCAAGCCGGGCTCAAGGGGGGGGGACGGGCCGCCCGTCAGTCGCGCGTCGGGCGTGCCTTCGAGGCCCGGCCTCAGTTGAGCGGCGGGCAGAAGGTCGGCCACAGAACGCAGGAGCATCGAGCGCAACGCCGGCCAATCGATCCAGAAGCCTTGCAGGGTCTCACGCCCCTCGACGCGGACGGCACGGACGAACACGAGTTCCGGGCGTGCGTTGGCCGTGTCGGCCAGCCAGACGGGCATGAGCGGGCCGGTCTCGACGGCGGACGCGGCGAGCGAGTCGAGCGCTTGCGCGCCGAGCGTGAGCGGTTCGGTAGCGGGCTGTGTCGCTTCTGTCTTGACGAGGTAGCCCGCGGGCGGTGGGGTGGCGGTCTGCGCTCTGTCGGCGTCCTCGAACCGCTGCTGCTGGGCCGCCCCGCGCGCGATCTCCGCGGCCTGCTGGCGCGCCTCGTACTCGGCGTCGCCCTTCGAGAGCGTCGCTGCGGGCACGCGCAAGCGAGCGCCCGCCTCCCCGGGGAACTCCTCCATGTGCAGTCGCTCCATGTGCAGTCGCCCGGGTCTGATCGCTTCAATGTTTCCTTCGGCCAACGCGCTGCCGCGCACCATCGCCGTCAGCGCGA comes from the Synechococcales cyanobacterium CNB genome and includes:
- a CDS encoding HAMP domain-containing histidine kinase, with the protein product MTGSRRLTWVVYAVCVLLVIDGLGWVTWQMVRLERREAEAQRHARQQESIRLALWRMDSLLAPIIAAEAARPYFQYRAFYPAERAYTRMWEEVLPGEVLVPSPLLTGPAAPILLHFEVSDNGWLVSPQVPTGNMRDQAEAAYVPAAQVLDAERRLLALTAMVRGSALAEGNIEAIRPGRLHMERLHMEEFPGEAGARLRVPAATLSKGDAEYEARQQAAEIARGAAQQQRFEDADRAQTATPPPAGYLVKTEATQPATEPLTLGAQALDSLAASAVETGPLMPVWLADTANARPELVFVRAVRVEGRETLQGFWIDWPALRSMLLRSVADLLPAAQLRPGLEGTPDARLTGGPSPPLEPGLMLAGIPAGLVPGDWAAALVPVVTPTRITLVVSWIAVLAAVVAIGLVLRASLALSERRGRFVSAVTHELRTPLTTFCLYSQMLADGMVPEGERQRGYLTTLKAESQRLAAIVESVLEYARLGARRRAKAPNASDAFDAVELLGGIVPALAERAARCGLTLQANLNHLNGARLRGDRASVERILTNLVDNACKYAAGAGDRRLLLRARRRDNRVEVRLRDFGPGVPRAERRRIFSPFVRAARDADAATPGLGLGLALSRGLARAAGGDLRLARTRGQGAEFVLSLLTEG